The Epilithonimonas zeae genome contains the following window.
TTTTAAAAGATGAAAGCCCCAAAGATATCCATTCTTTCATTGCTTATTTTGACAGCTTTGAACACATCGGAGTCCAGGAACCAAAGGAAATAATGTTTTATCAATTGATATCCAAAATTCAGGATTTTCATTATTTCGAGAAATATCTAAATGTTCATCATTAATAATCAACCGGAAAAGTAAAACTGTTGGACCGAAGTTATAAGGTTCTTTTATCCAATAACATTTAAAAAATTTAACTTATGGAATTTCCTAAAATACTATTGGACAAAATCAGCTATAATCTGAGAGAAAGAAACGAGTCCATCTCCATGGCAGAAAGCGTTACATCAGGATTTTTGCAATTAGCGTTTTCTCAAATGCCAAGTGCGGAACAATTTTTCAAAGGCGGAATTACAGCCTACACAATCGAGGAAAAAGTCAAACATCTGAATATCGATTTTGATGAAGCGCAAGCAACAAACTGCGTCTCCAGAAACATCAGCGAGATGATGGCTCTTAATATCGCTTCGTTATTCGATTCTGACTGGTCGATTGCTACAACCGGTTATGCCACGCCGGTAAAAGAATCCGATAATCAGATATTTGCTTATTACTGCATCGCTTATCAAGGAACAATTATCAGAAGTGATAAAATAGAACTTCATCCGTTGACTAAGGCGTTTGATGCTCAGAAATACTTTATGGAGTACATTTTGGGATGTCTCCGTTGCGAGGTCAAAAGAAACCATTCTAAAATTACAATTTAATTTTATCCACTGTAAAAATGATGCAAAAACCATTAAATAAAATTATATGGTTGGGGAATATTTTACAGTTAAAAAACAAATCTGTTTTATTTCGGGAGCGGAAAGTGGTATCGGAAAAGCGGTTGCATTACCACATGTATTTTATCCGGGTTTGTTCGAGGTAGAATATATTGATAAAAATGCCGAGGTCGAAGATGAAAAGATTATAATGGCTGTAGCATCTATTGTTCTCCTTTCGATTGGGTTAAGACAAAAAGGTTCACCAGATTCCAAACTTGTCGATATGACTCGCAACGAAACGCCTTGGTGTGTTTTATTGAGCGAAATTTCTCTCGGTTTTATTTAGAAGTTGTTTAAAAAATGACTTGTAATGTGTTATGTTTAATAATTAATGATTTAAATTGATTATAATTTATCTATATTGTAATATTATTAATTTATTTTGGTATAATGATTGCAATAATTAATTTATTCACATTAATCAATACTAAAAATAAAAATTATGGCAACTACAAAATCAGCAACAGCTGCAAAAACAAAGACTGCTGCGAAAAGTACAACTACAACCAAAAAAACACCTGCTAAAAAAGATGCGGCTAAAGATTTAAGCGATCTTTTCGAAGATAGCTTAAAAGATATCTATTGGGCAGAAAAAGCATTAGTAAAAGCCTTACCAAAAATGATGAAGAATGCAACCAATGAAAAATTGAAAGCCGCTATCGAAAAGCATTTGGCTGAGACAGAAACACACGTTACTCGTCTGGAAGAGATTTTCGAATCTATGGGAAAAAAAGCACAGGCAAAAAAATGCGACGCAATGCAAGGTTTATTAGATGAAGCGGACAGCATTGTGGAAGAAACAGAACCAGGAACAGTGAGAGATGCAGGAATCATTGCAGCAGCGCAGAAAGTGGAGCATTACGAGATTGCTACTTATGGAACATTGGCGGCGTTTGCTAAAATTTTAAAAGAATCTGCTCCGATGAAAAATTTGCTTAAAACATTGGAAGAAGAGAAAACCTGTGATGAGTCTTTGACACAGCTTGCAGACGTTAATCTTAATTCTAAAGCAAAATAATCGACACATAGACTTGGAAACGTTAAACGAATTAATCAATTTTACAACTTATGGAAGTGCAAGAACTTAGACTTTACAATCTGCTTCAGTATGAAAATGATGTAGTGCCAGTAGTTGGGCTCAATCTTGCGAAGGACAAAAATCTTTCCTTAGTTCAGATTCAGCAAGGTAATTCCAAGATTCCTGTACATTCACAACAACTAAAACCAATTCGCCTTACCAGCGAGTGGCTTTCCAAATTTGGTTTCAAGGAAAGTTATCGCTCAAATTCCAGAATCCGATACGACTTACCCAACTTTGGAAAGTATGATTTTGACCTTTCGAAAGATAAAATTCTTGAGGGATTTTTATACTTCGGAAATTATATTCGATGTCATTATATACATCAGTTGCAAAATCTTCATTTTGTACTGACAGGAAAAGAATTAAAAGTGGAGAGCAATTGATTGCTCTCTTCTTTTTCATTTGAC
Protein-coding sequences here:
- a CDS encoding CinA family protein produces the protein MEFPKILLDKISYNLRERNESISMAESVTSGFLQLAFSQMPSAEQFFKGGITAYTIEEKVKHLNIDFDEAQATNCVSRNISEMMALNIASLFDSDWSIATTGYATPVKESDNQIFAYYCIAYQGTIIRSDKIELHPLTKAFDAQKYFMEYILGCLRCEVKRNHSKITI
- a CDS encoding DUF6766 family protein, with the protein product MVGEYFTVKKQICFISGAESGIGKAVALPHVFYPGLFEVEYIDKNAEVEDEKIIMAVASIVLLSIGLRQKGSPDSKLVDMTRNETPWCVLLSEISLGFI
- a CDS encoding ferritin-like domain-containing protein yields the protein MATTKSATAAKTKTAAKSTTTTKKTPAKKDAAKDLSDLFEDSLKDIYWAEKALVKALPKMMKNATNEKLKAAIEKHLAETETHVTRLEEIFESMGKKAQAKKCDAMQGLLDEADSIVEETEPGTVRDAGIIAAAQKVEHYEIATYGTLAAFAKILKESAPMKNLLKTLEEEKTCDESLTQLADVNLNSKAK